In Populus trichocarpa isolate Nisqually-1 chromosome 12, P.trichocarpa_v4.1, whole genome shotgun sequence, a genomic segment contains:
- the LOC112323506 gene encoding receptor-like protein 9DC3, giving the protein MGCSPLSLSQSFSFFLFVFHFHSTISSPISSNYSSFSSSSSHLCAHHLSLSLLQFKQSFSIYSSASDYYNCQYPFPKTESWKDGTDCCLWYGVSCDLKTGHVTGLDLSCSMLHGTLHSNNSLFSLHHLQKLDLSFNYFNTSHISSGFGQFSNLTHLNLSGSDLAGQVPLEISQLSKLVSLDLSDNDNLSLQPICFDKLVRNLTKLRELHLSWVNMSLVVPDSLMNLSSSLSSLKLIGCGLQGKLPSSMGKFKHLQYLDLGRNSLTGSIPYDFEQLTELVSLDFSWNNYLNLEPISFDKLVRNLTKLRELDLSSVNMSLVAPNSLTNLSSSLSYLSLLGCGLQGKFPGNIFHLPNLESLDLSYNQGLAGSFPSSNLSNVLSRLYLSNTRISVYLENDLISNLKSLEYMSLRDCNIIRSDLAPLANLTRLVYLDLSSNNLTGEIPSSLGNLVHLQYLILYSNNFMGQVPDSLANLVNLSYLDLSNNQLGGPIHSQLKTLSNLVGLSLFGNLFNGTIPSFLFALPSLYYLDLHDNNLIGNISELQHYSLIYLDLSNNHLHGTIPSSIFKQKNLEVLILASTSKLTGEITSSICKLRFLILLDLSNNSLSGSTPLCLGNFSNSLSVLHLGMNKLQGIIPSTFTKDNSLEYLNLNGNEFEGKIPSSINNCAMLEVLDLGNNKIEDTFPYFLEKLPKLQILVLKSNKLQGFVKGPTAHNSFSTLRILDISDNDFSGSLPTGYFNSLEAMMASDQNMIYMNATSYSSYVYSIDLTWKGVEIEFPKIQSTIRVLDLSNNNFTGEIPKVIGKLKALQQLNLSHNSLTGHIQSSLGILTNLESLDLSSNLLTGRIPMQLEGLTFLAILNLSHNQLKGPIPSGQQFSTFNASSFEGNLGLCGFQVLEECYRDEAPSLQPSSFDEGDDSTLFGEGFGWKAVTMGYGFGFVFGVATGYVVFRTKKPAWFLRMVEDKWNLNNKKTKKNVARYGARRN; this is encoded by the coding sequence ATGGGGTGTTCACCACTGTCCCTCTCTcaatctttctctttctttctgtttgtcTTCCATTTCCATTCTACAATTTCATCTCCAATCTCCTCAAATTactcctccttctcctcctcttcttctcatTTGTGTGCTCATCACctatctctttctctccttcaatTCAAACAATCATTCTCCATTTATAGTTCTGCTTCAGACTACTACAATTGTCAATATCCCTTTCCAAAAACAGAGTCATGGAAAGACGGTACAGACTGCTGCTTGTGGTACGGGGTCTCTTGTGACCTGAAAACCGGGCATGTCACTGGACTGGACCTCTCTTGCAGCATGCTTCACGGAACCCTGCATTCTAataattctctcttctctctccatcATCTTCAAAAGCTCGACCTCTCTTTCAATTATTTCAACACCTCCCATATTTCTTCTGGATTTGGCCAGTTCTCCAATCTGACGCATCTTAACCTTAGTGGTTCAGATCTTGCAGGCCAAGTTCCATTGGAAATCTCTCAACTCTCCAAATTGGTTTCACTTGATCTCTCTGATAATGACAATTTGAGTCTACAACCAATTTGTTTTGACAAGCTTGTTCGAAACCTAACCAAGCTTAGAGAACTCCATCTGAGTTGGGTAAACATGTCACTAGTTGTTCCCGATTCCTTGATGAATCTGTCTTCTTCTCTGTCATCACTCAAACTCATTGGCTGTGGATTGCAAGGAAAACTCCCATCCTCGATGGGGAAATTTAAGCACCTGCAGTACTTGGATCTTGGAAGGAACAGTCTTACTGGTTCAATTCCATATGATTTTGAGCAACTCACTGAGTTGGTTTCACTTGATTTCTCTTGGAACAACTATTTGAATCTAGAACCAATTTCATTTGACAAGCTTGTTCGAAACCTAACCAAGCTTAGAGAACTTGATTTGAGCTCTGTAAATATGTCTTTGGTTGCACCTAATTCCTTGACCAATCTGTCCTCTTCTTTGTCATATCTTTCGCTCCTTGGTTGTGGATTGCAGGGGAAATTCCCGGGTAACATCTTTCACCTCCCAAACCTTGAATCACTGGATCTGTCATACAACCAAGGCCTCGCTGGCTCTTTTCCTTCGTCCAATTTGAGTAATGTCCTCTCTCGGTTGTATCTTTCTAATACAagaatttcagtttatttagaAAACGACTTAATCAGTAATCTAAAGTCATTAGAATATATGTCTCTTCGTGATTGTAACATTATAAGGTCAGATCTAGCCCCGCTTGCTAATCTCACACGGCTCGTTTATTTAGACCTCTCAAGTAATAATTTGACCGGTGAGATCCCATCGTCACTTGGAAACCTTGTACACCTTCAATACTTGATTCTCTATTCCAATAATTTTATGGGTCAAGTTCCAGATTCTTTGGCTAACCTAGTCAATCTTTCATATTTAgatttatcaaataatcaacTAGGAGGACCTATCCATTCTCAATTAAAAACCCTTTCAAATCTAGTGGGTCTAAGTTTATTTGGTAACTTGTTCAATGGAACAATACCATCCTTTTTGTTTGCTCTTCCTTCTTTGTATTATCTTGACCTTCATGACAATAATCTCATAGGGAATATAAGTGAACTCCAACACTATTCATTGATTTACCTTGATTTGAGCAATAACCACTTGCATGGTACAATCCCAAGTTCGATTTTCAAACAAAAGAACTTGGAAGTCCTTATTCTTGCGTCCACTAGTAAATTGACAGGTGAGATTACTTCTTCTATTTGCAAGCTGAGATTCCTTATACTCCTGGACTTGTCCAACAACAGCTTGAGTGGTTCTACGCCACTATGTTTGGGGAACTTCAGCAACTCGCTCTCAGTATTGCATCTAGGCATGAACAAACTTCAAGGCATTATCCCTTCAACATTTACAAAGGATAATAGCTTGGAATATCTCAACCTCAATGGAAATGAATTCGAAGGGAAAATACCATCGTCTATCAACAACTGTGCAATGTTGGAAGTTCTTGATCTTGGCAACAATAAGATTGAGGATACATTTCCCTACTTTCTAGAAAAGCTTCCAAAGCTGCAAATTCTTGTCCTAAAATCCAATAAACTCCAAGGTTTTGTGAAGGGTCCAACTGCACATAATTCCTTCTCTACATTACGGATTCTTGACATCTCTGACAATGATTTTAGTGGGTCATTGCCAACTGGGTATTTCAATAGTCTTGAAGCAATGATGGCCTCGGATCAAAACATGATTTACATGAATGCAACAAGTTACTCTAGCTATGTCTATTCCATAGATTTGACATGGAAAGGTGTAGAAATTGAGTTTCCAAAGATACAAAGTACCATCAGAGTACTtgatttgtcaaataacaatTTCACCGGAGAGATTCCAAAAGTGATCGGAAAGCTTAAAGCACTCCAACAGCTCAACCTTTCTCATAATTCCCTTACAGGTCATATCCAATCATCATTGGGAATTTTGACTAATTTGGAGTCATTAGATCTATCTTCAAATTTACTTACCGGAAGGATTCCAATGCAGCTGGAGGGTCTAACATTTCTTGCCATCCTAAACCTTTCACATAACCAACTCAAGGGGCCCATACCAAGTGGACAGCAATTCAGCACCTTTAATGCAAGCTCATTTGAAGGAAACTTGGGTTTATGTGGATTTCAAGTACTAGAAGAATGCTACCGTGATGAGGCACCATCATTGCAGCCATCAAGCTTTGATGAGGGAGATGATTCAACATTGTTTGGAGAAGGATTTGGTTGGAAAGCTGTGACAATGGGGTATGGATTTGGGTTTGTGTTTGGAGTTGCAACGGGATATGTTGtgtttagaacaaaaaaacctGCATGGTTTCTTAGGATGGTTGAAGATAAATGGAatctcaacaacaaaaaaacaaagaagaatgttGCCAGATATGGTGCTAGAAGAAACTAA